The proteins below are encoded in one region of Bacteroidales bacterium:
- a CDS encoding DUF3822 family protein: MYRIKSSLEYPDPVFDIGLTTAYEISIQASPDGFSFCIANPINYHILFIKEYCFVEKLAIDDIAQLFSEINYWDDLLRLPYKRTKLMYSSQQVTLVPDSLFSAQKAQELLNSLYMPSAYSENVVVNHIKTLDIWSVSSIPTPIYSTLNNHQPTATIYNSVVPICERMVSESFTGGQTQIIVNKNGTWIDLFITENGRLTLHNQYNYLNHTDMCYFVANAVDQLSIDADKLIIRLIGDIDQQSEEIPLLKKYFPNVVLEKNHSIFHGKVIDRIPLHRYINLMNLHLCV, encoded by the coding sequence ATGTATCGCATAAAATCTAGCTTAGAGTATCCCGATCCGGTATTCGATATCGGGTTAACTACAGCTTACGAAATATCCATCCAGGCTTCGCCGGATGGATTTTCGTTTTGTATAGCAAACCCTATTAACTATCACATTCTATTCATTAAAGAGTATTGTTTTGTCGAAAAGCTTGCAATTGACGACATTGCACAACTCTTCAGTGAAATAAACTACTGGGACGACTTGCTACGCTTGCCCTATAAAAGAACCAAGTTAATGTATTCGTCACAGCAGGTCACACTTGTTCCCGATTCGCTTTTTAGTGCTCAAAAAGCACAAGAGTTATTAAATTCACTATATATGCCCTCGGCTTATAGTGAAAATGTTGTCGTAAATCATATTAAAACCTTGGATATTTGGAGTGTATCATCAATTCCAACTCCTATATACTCCACGTTAAACAATCATCAACCTACGGCAACTATATACAATTCGGTTGTACCAATATGCGAAAGAATGGTATCTGAAAGCTTTACAGGGGGGCAAACTCAAATCATAGTAAACAAAAACGGAACTTGGATAGACCTGTTTATTACCGAAAACGGCAGGTTAACACTGCATAATCAATATAACTATCTCAATCACACAGACATGTGTTATTTTGTAGCTAATGCAGTTGACCAACTAAGCATCGATGCTGACAAGCTTATAATAAGATTAATTGGAGATATTGACCAGCAATCTGAAGAGATACCACTGTTGAAAAAATATTTTCCAAATGTTGTGTTAGAAAAAAATCATTCCATATTTCATGGAAAAGTGATTGACAGAATACCATTGCACAGATATATCAACCTGATGAACCTACATTTATGCGTATAA
- the rsmD gene encoding 16S rRNA (guanine(966)-N(2))-methyltransferase RsmD — MRIIGGTLGGRIIKVPNDFKSRPTTDLAREALFNILSNRYDFEELTVLDLFSGTGSILYEFYSRGATKISGVEINPRYVSFIKKNFEIFDIQGIQIICADSLKYIKRAPKEHFDLVFYDPPFDFKERLTIIDQIFDNNILKPDGVAICEHSPNDNYSQNPYFTESRHYGKVNFSFFSKEH, encoded by the coding sequence ATGCGTATAATAGGAGGAACATTAGGCGGCAGAATTATCAAGGTTCCCAACGATTTCAAGTCGAGACCAACCACCGACCTTGCCCGTGAAGCACTATTTAACATATTATCGAATAGATACGATTTCGAAGAGTTAACTGTATTAGACCTCTTTTCAGGAACTGGCAGCATACTGTATGAGTTTTATAGCCGTGGAGCAACAAAAATATCGGGTGTTGAGATTAATCCACGCTACGTTTCGTTTATTAAAAAGAATTTCGAAATCTTTGATATTCAGGGCATACAGATAATTTGTGCCGACAGTCTTAAATATATAAAGCGAGCACCAAAAGAGCATTTTGATTTAGTCTTTTATGATCCCCCGTTTGATTTTAAAGAGAGGTTGACAATTATTGATCAAATTTTTGATAACAATATTCTAAAACCCGATGGAGTAGCTATTTGTGAACACTCTCCAAACGACAACTATTCACAAAACCCATATTTCACAGAATCTAGGCACTACGGCAAAGTGAACTTTAGCTTTTTCAGTAAAGAACACTGA
- a CDS encoding glycosyltransferase family 2 protein, giving the protein MNISVVVPLFNEEESLPELVDWINRVMYDNNFTYEIILVDDGSTDKSWKEIERLATEYGSVRGIKFKRNYGKSAALHCGFQAAEGDVVITMDADLQDSPDEIPALYNMITKQNYDLVSGWKKKRYDPLSKTIPSRLFNWTARVCTKIKLHDFNCGLKAYKKEVVKNIEVYGEMHRYIPVIAKQAGYTHIGEKVVKHQKRKYGVTKFGLERFINGFLDLMSILFITRFGKKPMHLFGLLGTLMFLIGFIAAAWLGAHKLYMVFNQISAERVTESPYFYIALTSMIIGTQLFLAGFVAELVSRSAKDRNDYLIEKEISSE; this is encoded by the coding sequence ATGAATATATCTGTAGTTGTTCCACTATTTAACGAAGAAGAGAGCTTGCCCGAATTAGTTGACTGGATTAATCGAGTAATGTATGATAATAACTTTACCTACGAAATAATTCTTGTTGACGATGGTAGTACAGATAAATCGTGGAAAGAGATAGAGAGATTAGCAACGGAATATGGTTCAGTACGAGGCATAAAGTTTAAACGTAATTATGGAAAGTCGGCAGCGTTGCATTGTGGTTTTCAAGCTGCAGAGGGTGATGTTGTTATTACGATGGATGCCGACCTACAAGATAGTCCCGATGAAATACCAGCTCTTTACAATATGATTACCAAACAGAATTATGATTTGGTATCGGGCTGGAAAAAGAAACGTTACGATCCACTATCTAAAACAATTCCAAGCCGATTGTTTAATTGGACAGCACGTGTTTGTACAAAAATCAAACTGCACGATTTTAATTGTGGATTAAAAGCTTATAAAAAAGAGGTGGTTAAAAACATTGAGGTTTACGGAGAGATGCACCGTTATATCCCAGTGATAGCTAAACAGGCAGGTTATACTCATATTGGTGAAAAAGTTGTAAAACACCAGAAACGAAAATATGGTGTAACAAAATTTGGATTAGAGAGATTTATAAATGGCTTTCTCGACCTGATGTCGATACTTTTTATAACACGGTTTGGCAAGAAACCAATGCACCTGTTTGGTTTATTGGGAACTTTAATGTTTTTGATTGGATTTATTGCAGCAGCTTGGTTAGGAGCACATAAGTTATATATGGTTTTTAACCAAATTAGTGCTGAACGTGTTACCGAAAGCCCATATTTTTATATTGCCTTAACATCAATGATTATTGGTACACAGCTCTTTCTGGCAGGATTCGTTGCTGAATTGGTTTCACGTTCGGCAAAAGACAGAAATGATTACTTAATTGAAAAAGAGATATCTTCTGAGTAG
- a CDS encoding DUF4199 domain-containing protein, with the protein MVNDKKNTLNSYCAKHGAIVGAVLILLTFIFYFSTGKINDSESYAGTANTVMTIIGLFFFTRQYRNSNPNIIFTYGTAFKTSFLIGLYSSLIVAFFNYLFYKFSPDALNEFLLATQDAYLQTGLYTDGQLESVMSLLQKFLTPGVLAFSMLFGLVISVAIYSLIIAAFLQSKKSNIQKDTSAFDKDMSEIE; encoded by the coding sequence ATGGTCAACGATAAAAAAAATACCTTAAACAGTTACTGTGCTAAACATGGTGCAATTGTGGGAGCAGTATTAATACTCCTTACATTTATTTTTTATTTTTCAACAGGTAAAATTAATGATTCTGAGAGCTATGCAGGAACAGCAAATACCGTTATGACAATTATTGGATTATTTTTCTTTACACGACAGTACAGGAACAGTAATCCCAATATTATCTTTACCTACGGAACTGCATTTAAAACATCTTTCTTGATTGGCTTATACTCTTCATTGATAGTTGCTTTTTTCAATTATCTGTTTTATAAATTTAGCCCAGATGCACTCAATGAGTTTTTGCTGGCAACGCAAGATGCTTATCTTCAAACAGGACTTTATACTGATGGCCAATTAGAGTCAGTAATGTCTCTTTTACAGAAATTTCTAACGCCTGGTGTATTAGCATTTAGCATGTTGTTTGGATTAGTTATCAGCGTAGCCATATATTCGCTGATAATAGCAGCATTTTTACAATCAAAAAAATCTAATATCCAGAAAGATACATCAGCTTTCGATAAAGATATGTCTGAAATTGAATAA